One genomic region from Tachyglossus aculeatus isolate mTacAcu1 unplaced genomic scaffold, mTacAcu1.pri scaffold_82_arrow_ctg1, whole genome shotgun sequence encodes:
- the LOC119924110 gene encoding LOW QUALITY PROTEIN: olfactory receptor 14A16-like (The sequence of the model RefSeq protein was modified relative to this genomic sequence to represent the inferred CDS: deleted 1 base in 1 codon): MTLPPSTGDQHHLPEMTNISTVTEFLLLGFSDTRELQLLHATLFLLVYLVALLGNLLILAVTTVDQRLHTSMYFFLKNLSFIDLCYISTTVPKSIVSSLSSDSSISFLGCVSQLFLVVLLGASELFVLTAMSYDHYAAICSPLRYVLIMNKTACMRMAAASWLSGGLLGVLLSASIFSQTLCGSSAIQQFFCDVPPLLKISCSEVHIAFDVSMAAAFILDALCFTSVTLSYIFIFSAVLRMPFSEGRTKAFSTCLPHLTVFIIFVFTAAFAYLKPPADSPSALDLLVSMSYTMVPPTVNPLIYSLRNRDLMAALGRILRGHYPSIRAETKCLCPCTSNPLPALKGGIAIGHIHIYPTEPESQRRGLDIQDFSRAVAA, translated from the exons atgacaCTGccccccagcacagggga tcagcatcatctcccagaaatgaccaacatctccacggtgactgaattcctcctcctggggttctctgacacccgggagctgcagctgctccatgccacactgttcctcctggtctatctagtagcccttctggggaatctcctcattcttGCTGTCACCACcgtcgaccagcgtctccacacctccatgtacttctttctcaagaacttgtccttcatagacctctgctacatttctaccacggtacccaaatccattgtcagctccttgtccaGTGACAGCtcaatctcctttctgggttgtgtctcgcagctcttcctggtggtcctgctTGGCGCTTCAGAGttatttgtcctcactgcaatgtcttatgaccactatgccgccatctgctcccccctgcgctatgtgctcatcatgaacaaaacagcttGTATGCGcatggcagcagcatcatggctcagtgggggtctgcttggagtcttgctttcagcttctatTTTCTCCCAGACCTTATGTGGATCCAGTgctatccagcagttcttctgtgacgtcccccctctactgaagatctcctgctctgaagtccacattgccttTGATGTGAGTATGGCTGCAGCGTTCATCTTGGATGCCCTCTGCTTCACTAGCGTCACCCTCTCCtacatcttcatcttctcagccgtgctgaggatgccgttctctgagggccgaaccaaagccttctccacctgcctgccccatctcactgtcttcatcatttttgtctttaccgcagcatttgcctatctcaaaccacctgcagactcgccctcagctctggatctactggtttccatgtcctacaccatggtaccccccactgtgaaccccctcatttacagcctgaggaacagggacctgatggctgccctgggcaggatccta aggggacattaccCCAGCATTCGTGCTGAGACAAAATGCCTGTGTCCATGCACCAGTAATCCCCTGCCCGCCCTTAAAGGAGGAATTGCCATTggacatatccatatatatcccACTGAACCAGAGTCCCAAAGAAGAggtctggatattcaggatttttcaag